A region from the Nostoc sp. HK-01 genome encodes:
- a CDS encoding ATP-grasp domain-containing protein, whose translation MDLLEYQVKEWFGNIGIPVLPSQRIDHPTDLKRLKINYPIVLKSQVYAGERIHAGGVRIVETTIDAIAAAQTIFNLPIWGQLPEVLLAETRYDSKQEFYLAVVLDTAVCRPVLLGCKEADIDWESAGEKLQYVVVEQEFSPFYARRLALKMGLQGALMQSVSNVVEKMYELFIQKDLDLVEINPLAVNAADEVMALNGKVSINERAIGRHPELAELATKISNRHSSNNNNSRLKDLNSAETQGKIGILGNGAGSIMATFDLVMSLGGKPSHPLNLRHGLLTDTLPTSFGDRLAKGLNLLAADKNIQVILINLLGSIPQAEATAQVIAKFIQDHSDPERTHSSRSRRDLSFPGLVVRLAGSELNVAKDLLGTLENQGEIVLVEDLDEAVAQAVRLAKPATYQSVKVKR comes from the coding sequence ATGGATTTATTAGAATATCAAGTTAAAGAATGGTTTGGGAACATAGGCATTCCTGTTTTGCCATCTCAAAGGATAGATCATCCGACAGATCTCAAACGCCTAAAAATTAATTATCCCATTGTCCTCAAATCCCAAGTATACGCAGGCGAAAGGATTCACGCTGGTGGAGTCAGAATTGTCGAAACAACTATTGATGCGATCGCCGCAGCCCAAACTATTTTTAATTTGCCAATTTGGGGTCAATTACCAGAAGTTTTATTGGCAGAAACTAGATATGATAGCAAACAAGAATTTTATTTAGCAGTAGTTTTAGATACCGCTGTTTGCCGACCAGTACTTTTAGGTTGTAAAGAAGCAGATATTGACTGGGAATCAGCCGGAGAGAAATTACAGTACGTGGTGGTGGAACAAGAATTTTCGCCTTTTTATGCGCGACGACTAGCTTTGAAAATGGGTCTGCAAGGTGCGCTGATGCAGTCAGTCAGCAACGTTGTAGAAAAGATGTATGAGTTATTTATCCAAAAAGATTTAGATTTAGTAGAAATTAATCCCTTAGCAGTGAATGCAGCAGATGAGGTGATGGCCTTAAATGGCAAAGTCAGCATTAACGAACGGGCTATTGGTCGTCATCCAGAACTGGCTGAATTAGCCACAAAAATTAGCAACCGTCACAGCAGCAACAACAATAACAGCAGATTAAAAGACTTGAACAGTGCTGAAACCCAAGGCAAAATCGGGATTTTGGGGAATGGTGCAGGTTCGATTATGGCTACCTTTGATTTAGTCATGAGTCTCGGAGGTAAGCCCAGTCATCCGCTGAATCTCCGACATGGTTTGTTAACTGATACTTTACCCACAAGTTTTGGCGATCGCCTAGCTAAAGGTCTGAATCTCCTCGCTGCTGACAAAAATATTCAAGTTATTCTAATTAACCTCCTCGGTAGTATTCCCCAAGCTGAAGCTACCGCCCAAGTAATTGCCAAATTTATTCAAGATCATAGTGACCCTGAACGTACTCATAGCAGCCGCAGTCGTCGGGATTTATCTTTTCCTGGCTTAGTTGTGCGCTTGGCTGGTTCGGAATTGAATGTGGCTAAAGATTTACTAGGTACTTTAGAAAATCAAGGTGAAATTGTCTTGGTAGAAGATTTAGATGAAGCAGTAGCGCAAGCTGTTCGTCTGGCTAAACCAGCCACTTATCAATCTGTCAAGGTTAAACGTTAG
- a CDS encoding CoA-binding domain-containing protein — MNLTPESKVIIQGFSEFISATNILQMKAYGTNLVAGVNPGFGGQTQYDLPVFDLVEEVVSQFGTIDTTIICVHPYQLLDAALEAIASNIRQIIIITAGMPPLDMVQLLRKAEACETLIVGPNSPGIIVPGKILLGTQPSEFYTPGPVGIVSRSSTLTYEVARELTKAGLGQSISVSIGSDAIVGSSFLQWLQILDEDENTEAIVLVGQPGGGSEEAAARYITEAIDKPVIAYIAGRQVPPVKNWQQTGTLAAVIGRDPTFGTAQSKLTAFKEAEVPVADRPSLIPELVRNELKVLSVE, encoded by the coding sequence ATGAACTTAACGCCAGAGAGTAAAGTTATCATCCAAGGCTTCAGTGAATTTATCTCAGCAACTAATATTTTGCAAATGAAAGCTTATGGGACAAATTTGGTTGCTGGTGTTAATCCTGGTTTTGGTGGACAAACACAATACGATTTGCCAGTTTTTGATTTAGTTGAGGAAGTTGTTTCACAGTTCGGCACAATTGACACAACAATTATCTGTGTTCACCCATACCAATTATTAGATGCGGCTTTAGAAGCGATCGCCTCTAACATCCGCCAAATTATCATTATCACAGCGGGGATGCCACCATTAGATATGGTGCAATTACTCCGCAAAGCCGAAGCTTGTGAAACCTTGATAGTGGGGCCAAACAGTCCGGGGATCATCGTTCCCGGAAAAATTCTTTTAGGGACTCAGCCCAGCGAATTTTATACTCCCGGCCCTGTGGGAATTGTCAGCCGCAGCAGCACTTTAACCTACGAAGTCGCTAGGGAATTAACCAAAGCTGGTTTAGGACAATCAATTAGTGTCAGCATTGGGAGTGATGCAATCGTCGGTTCATCGTTTTTGCAATGGCTGCAAATTCTGGATGAAGATGAAAATACAGAAGCGATTGTGTTAGTTGGTCAACCCGGTGGTGGTAGCGAAGAAGCCGCAGCGCGATATATTACGGAAGCGATCGATAAACCAGTAATTGCCTATATTGCAGGTAGACAAGTACCACCAGTCAAAAATTGGCAACAAACTGGCACTTTAGCCGCAGTTATTGGCCGTGATCCTACTTTTGGTACAGCCCAAAGTAAATTAACAGCATTCAAAGAAGCAGAAGTTCCTGTGGCTGACCGTCCTTCCCTAATTCCTGAGTTGGTTAGGAATGAGTTGAAAGTCCTTTCGGTTGAATGA
- a CDS encoding cyclic nucleotide-binding protein, giving the protein MLSSVDRLLFVRRVPIFKELRDDFIVRLTSVMHELSFPANYTIFRQGEEGRSLYIVVSGRVKVHIGNKFLAEVEQGKYFGEMAVFDTQPRSATATTIEPCECLELTQEQLYDAIEETPEIAVNIIRELSRLIRRLNESVEVTN; this is encoded by the coding sequence ATGCTCAGTAGTGTTGATCGATTGTTATTTGTGCGCCGAGTCCCGATTTTTAAGGAATTGCGGGATGATTTTATTGTGCGACTGACTTCAGTGATGCACGAATTGTCATTTCCAGCAAATTACACAATTTTTAGACAGGGTGAAGAAGGGCGATCGCTTTACATTGTGGTATCAGGTAGAGTTAAAGTCCACATTGGCAATAAATTCTTGGCAGAAGTAGAACAGGGCAAATACTTTGGCGAAATGGCAGTATTTGATACACAGCCCCGTTCTGCTACCGCCACTACCATCGAACCTTGTGAATGTTTAGAACTAACACAAGAACAACTTTATGACGCAATTGAAGAAACTCCCGAAATTGCCGTAAATATCATTCGTGAGTTATCACGCCTCATTCGTAGATTGAATGAGAGTGTTGAAGTGACTAATTAA
- a CDS encoding peptidoglycan binding domain-containing protein: MNWKVIALVPALALATALPAYSVTKKTPNPTTTTQVKPQNLQQSNTTKKTTTAQKSNIRQKSTNVAKRSNVLTVGSKGDAVKNAQILLKKQGFYTASVNGIFDKNTRAAVIKFQKSKGLRADGIIGNRTLTALQ, from the coding sequence ATGAATTGGAAAGTAATTGCTTTAGTCCCGGCTCTAGCTCTAGCTACTGCTTTACCTGCATATTCTGTCACTAAAAAAACTCCTAATCCAACTACTACAACACAAGTTAAACCACAAAATCTCCAACAAAGTAATACTACGAAAAAAACTACTACTGCCCAAAAGTCTAATATTAGACAAAAATCTACTAATGTCGCCAAGCGTAGTAATGTGCTGACAGTAGGTAGCAAGGGAGATGCTGTCAAAAATGCTCAGATTTTGTTAAAGAAACAAGGATTCTATACCGCAAGTGTCAATGGTATTTTTGATAAGAATACACGCGCAGCAGTAATTAAATTTCAAAAATCTAAAGGCTTAAGAGCCGATGGCATAATTGGCAATAGAACTTTAACGGCTCTCCAGTAA
- a CDS encoding ribulose 1,5-bisphosphate carboxylase small subunit yields the protein MSYYIAPRFLDKIAVHITKNFLNLPGVRVPLILGIHGRKGEGKTFQCELAFEKMGVEVTLISGGELESPDAGDPARLIRLRYRETAEQVKVRGRMCVLMINDLDAGAGRFDEGTQYTVNTQLVNATLMNIADNPTDVQLPGSYDSNPIRRVPIIVTGNDFSTLYAPLIRDGRMEKFYWEPNRDEKVGIVGGIFADDGLSAREVEQFVDTFPNQSIDFFSAVRSRIYDEQIRKFIHEIGFEHISLRIVNSVEGPPTFKKPNFNLSHLIESGHFMVGEQKRVENSQLVDEYNRLNRGRGYQAAPPKIETPISQPSTNGSRQSEPLNTHVSLETQEQIRQILSQGHKVTFEHVDERRFRTGAWQSCGTIHIDAESDAISTLESHLTEYSGEYVRLVGIDPKAKRRVVETIIQRPNGNN from the coding sequence ATGAGTTATTATATTGCTCCTCGATTTTTGGATAAAATTGCTGTTCACATCACTAAGAACTTCTTGAATCTTCCTGGTGTAAGAGTTCCTTTGATTTTAGGCATTCATGGACGTAAAGGTGAAGGAAAAACCTTTCAGTGTGAGTTAGCTTTTGAAAAAATGGGTGTGGAAGTCACACTCATTTCTGGTGGTGAATTGGAAAGTCCAGATGCAGGAGATCCCGCACGGTTGATTCGGTTGCGCTATCGGGAAACAGCAGAACAAGTCAAAGTGCGCGGTAGAATGTGCGTGCTGATGATTAACGACTTAGATGCAGGTGCAGGACGCTTTGATGAAGGCACTCAATATACTGTCAACACACAGTTGGTCAATGCCACACTGATGAATATTGCCGATAATCCCACAGATGTGCAATTACCGGGAAGTTATGATTCAAACCCGATACGGCGTGTACCAATTATTGTTACAGGTAATGATTTTTCCACTTTGTATGCACCGTTAATTAGGGACGGACGGATGGAAAAATTTTATTGGGAACCTAACCGTGATGAAAAAGTGGGAATTGTTGGTGGGATTTTTGCAGACGATGGACTTTCAGCACGAGAAGTTGAACAGTTTGTTGATACTTTTCCAAATCAATCAATAGACTTTTTTAGTGCTGTGCGTTCCCGAATTTATGATGAGCAAATCCGGAAATTTATCCATGAAATAGGGTTTGAACATATATCTTTGCGTATAGTAAATAGCGTGGAAGGGCCACCAACATTTAAAAAGCCAAATTTCAACTTGTCTCATTTAATTGAGTCTGGTCATTTTATGGTGGGTGAACAAAAACGAGTAGAAAATTCGCAGTTGGTGGATGAATATAATCGCTTGAATCGAGGTAGAGGTTATCAAGCAGCACCACCAAAGATAGAAACACCAATTAGTCAGCCATCTACTAATGGATCTCGTCAATCGGAACCATTAAATACTCATGTATCTCTAGAAACACAAGAACAAATTCGGCAAATTTTATCTCAAGGTCACAAAGTTACTTTTGAACATGTAGATGAACGCCGTTTCCGCACAGGTGCTTGGCAGAGTTGCGGTACAATTCACATCGATGCTGAGTCTGATGCGATCTCAACGTTAGAGTCACATCTAACTGAATATAGCGGTGAGTATGTGCGTTTGGTCGGAATTGACCCAAAAGCGAAGCGAAGAGTTGTGGAAACAATTATTCAACGTCCGAATGGGAATAATTAG
- a CDS encoding lipolytic enzyme, G-D-S-L translates to MNIKPLSEVRICFLGESFVNGTGDPECLGWTGRICVNAHKKGHEITYYNLGVRRETSTELKNRWHREVTYRLPKEYDGRVVFSFGVNDTTLENGKTRVAIAESLNNIHDILSIAKQLYPVLMISPPPCTEIEQNQRIGNLAQEFALVCQQLDVPYLNVFPILIKSNTWIEEAKNYDGAHPQATGYAELAEIVDNWDAWLNWFK, encoded by the coding sequence ATGAATATAAAACCTCTATCTGAAGTTAGAATTTGCTTCTTAGGTGAATCCTTTGTTAACGGGACAGGCGATCCAGAATGTCTTGGTTGGACAGGGAGAATCTGTGTGAATGCTCATAAAAAAGGTCATGAAATCACCTACTATAATTTAGGTGTAAGGCGAGAAACTAGTACTGAACTGAAAAATCGTTGGCATAGAGAAGTTACTTATCGTTTACCAAAAGAATATGATGGTAGAGTTGTATTTTCTTTTGGAGTAAATGATACAACTCTAGAGAATGGTAAAACTCGCGTTGCTATTGCAGAATCACTCAACAATATTCATGATATCTTGAGCATAGCTAAACAGTTATATCCTGTTCTAATGATTAGTCCACCACCATGTACAGAGATAGAACAGAATCAAAGAATTGGCAATTTAGCGCAAGAATTTGCTTTAGTTTGTCAGCAATTAGATGTGCCTTATCTCAACGTTTTTCCGATATTAATTAAATCAAACACTTGGATAGAAGAAGCAAAAAATTATGATGGCGCTCATCCGCAAGCCACAGGTTATGCTGAACTTGCTGAAATTGTTGATAATTGGGATGCTTGGTTAAATTGGTTTAAATAA
- the kmo_1 gene encoding putative kynurenine 3-monooxygenase — MVKKVVIVGAGPSGLLLAHYLLRRGDNYQIDIYERRSDPRIVSFSKSRTYPISLNERGMSALRQIDGLEAAIKAISLEMNGTVFHQRNGKTRYTPRQNPLFTLDRTNLAIALLENLNSKYNHSQLKIHFDCQCQQVDLTDKTIKLTTIAEESEKLFIVNYDFLVGADGASSAVRESLNSTDCFNCEQKPITTDYKSFILPISQENSNINLAGDKIHSWMLKDGTVILLLHQLGGIMSGIIHFSRQQNQINNLATKEEVLQLFRENFPEIGQLMPDSEAEDFLHRPASTVITVRCNSYHHGDSVLLIGDAAHAVSPSIGQGCNAALEDVLIFDQLLDKYSDNIEEAIAQFTVRRQPDGYALVELGDNAFPLSQGLFIEFMLREWMAKIIHNIFPQVFSQPLFYLISETTVPYSEILNVYQGWIAKVKKSNANF, encoded by the coding sequence ATGGTGAAAAAAGTAGTTATTGTTGGTGCTGGGCCAAGTGGTCTATTATTGGCTCATTACTTGTTGCGTCGTGGAGATAATTATCAGATCGATATTTATGAACGTCGCAGTGATCCTCGGATTGTTTCATTTTCTAAATCCAGAACTTATCCCATTTCTCTTAACGAAAGAGGAATGAGTGCTTTGAGACAAATTGATGGATTAGAAGCCGCAATCAAAGCGATAAGTTTAGAGATGAATGGCACAGTTTTTCATCAGAGAAATGGCAAAACTAGATATACACCTCGACAAAATCCTTTATTTACTCTTGACCGGACAAATTTAGCGATCGCGCTTTTAGAAAACCTAAACAGCAAGTACAATCATTCTCAATTAAAGATTCACTTCGACTGTCAATGTCAGCAAGTTGATTTAACTGATAAGACAATAAAATTAACAACCATTGCCGAAGAATCAGAAAAACTCTTTATAGTGAATTATGATTTTTTGGTTGGTGCAGATGGAGCCTCTTCTGCGGTTAGAGAAAGTTTGAATTCGACAGATTGTTTTAACTGTGAACAAAAACCGATAACAACGGATTACAAATCATTTATATTACCTATCTCCCAGGAAAATTCAAACATTAATTTAGCAGGAGATAAAATTCACTCTTGGATGCTCAAGGATGGCACAGTGATTCTATTGCTGCATCAACTAGGCGGAATAATGAGTGGTATTATTCATTTTTCTCGTCAACAAAATCAAATAAATAATCTTGCCACAAAAGAAGAAGTACTACAATTATTTCGAGAAAATTTTCCAGAAATTGGTCAGTTAATGCCAGACTCAGAAGCAGAAGATTTTCTGCATAGACCAGCATCAACAGTTATAACAGTTCGGTGTAATAGTTACCATCATGGTGATAGTGTACTGCTAATAGGAGATGCTGCTCATGCTGTTTCCCCATCTATTGGTCAAGGTTGCAATGCAGCACTTGAAGATGTCTTGATATTTGACCAGCTTTTAGATAAATATTCAGACAATATCGAAGAAGCTATTGCACAATTTACTGTGCGCCGTCAGCCAGATGGTTATGCTTTAGTAGAACTTGGAGATAATGCGTTTCCTTTATCTCAAGGATTATTTATTGAGTTTATGTTAAGAGAGTGGATGGCAAAAATTATCCACAATATATTTCCTCAAGTTTTTTCTCAACCACTGTTTTATTTAATCTCAGAAACGACTGTTCCTTATTCAGAAATTTTAAATGTATACCAAGGTTGGATTGCCAAAGTTAAAAAATCTAATGCTAATTTCTAA
- a CDS encoding MgtC/SapB transporter has protein sequence MGPMFITSDDWPHIGFRLIMALLVGCMIGFNRQQGGRPAGMRTFMLVSMGAALFVMIPLQAEGDSPYAATNALSRTIQGVATGVGFLGAGLILQESPRKSATPKVRNLTTAACVWTAAGLGAAIGCGLWQMGLLGGLLTLITLSGVKRINKTMGFKFSQSEVTETQEKVNIFESDEND, from the coding sequence ATGGGGCCGATGTTTATTACTTCAGATGATTGGCCACATATAGGATTCCGGCTAATTATGGCACTGCTAGTAGGTTGTATGATTGGGTTTAACCGTCAGCAAGGTGGTAGACCAGCCGGAATGAGAACATTTATGTTAGTAAGTATGGGTGCTGCCTTGTTCGTAATGATTCCCTTACAGGCTGAAGGTGATAGTCCATACGCCGCAACTAATGCCCTAAGTCGGACAATTCAAGGTGTTGCTACTGGGGTAGGATTTCTCGGAGCCGGATTAATTTTACAAGAATCTCCCAGAAAAAGTGCTACTCCTAAAGTGCGGAATTTAACTACTGCTGCTTGCGTATGGACAGCCGCAGGACTAGGTGCGGCAATTGGCTGTGGTTTATGGCAAATGGGATTATTAGGAGGACTGCTGACATTGATTACGCTGAGTGGAGTAAAACGCATCAATAAAACAATGGGATTTAAATTTAGTCAGAGTGAAGTAACAGAAACTCAAGAGAAAGTGAATATCTTTGAGTCTGATGAGAATGATTAA
- a CDS encoding aliphatic sulfonate monooxygenase, whose amino-acid sequence MQLLWFIPTHGDGRYLGTATGGRSVSFPYFRQIAQAVDDLGYTGALLPTGRSCEDAWVVASTLVSLTQRMRFLVAIRPGLMSPAVAARMAATFDRLSGGRLLINVVTGGDPVESAGDGLHLNHDQRYELTDEFLTVWRSLVSSETANFKGEYLDIQDGKILFPPVQQPYPPLWFGGSSAVAQKIAAKHVDVYLTWGEPPAQVAEKIAAVQRLAEAEGRTLRFGIRLHVIVRETKSQAWDAANELIRYVDDEAIAKAQKAYSRMDSEGQRRMSQLHKGSREALEISPNLWAGVGLVRGGAGTALVGDPDTIATRMQEYADLGIETFILSGYPHLEEAYRVAELLFPRLPLENLPKVETQHIISPFGEIVANQDFPKNNAREKATSIS is encoded by the coding sequence ATGCAGCTACTATGGTTCATCCCCACCCACGGCGATGGGCGTTACTTAGGAACAGCAACAGGCGGGAGGTCTGTTAGCTTTCCGTACTTTCGACAAATTGCCCAAGCCGTAGATGACCTTGGTTACACAGGGGCATTATTACCCACAGGTAGGTCTTGCGAAGATGCCTGGGTTGTCGCATCAACTTTAGTATCCCTCACCCAACGGATGCGTTTTTTAGTAGCAATACGTCCGGGGTTGATGTCGCCAGCTGTAGCAGCAAGGATGGCGGCGACGTTTGACCGTCTTTCTGGGGGAAGATTGCTAATTAATGTTGTGACTGGTGGTGATCCGGTGGAGTCGGCTGGAGATGGCTTGCATTTGAATCATGATCAGCGTTATGAGTTAACAGATGAATTTTTAACGGTATGGCGATCGCTAGTCAGCAGCGAAACAGCTAACTTTAAAGGTGAGTATTTAGATATTCAAGATGGCAAAATCTTGTTTCCGCCTGTGCAGCAACCTTATCCGCCGTTGTGGTTTGGCGGTTCTTCTGCTGTTGCCCAAAAAATCGCAGCCAAGCATGTCGATGTTTATTTAACTTGGGGTGAACCACCCGCACAAGTGGCGGAAAAAATTGCCGCAGTTCAAAGACTTGCAGAGGCAGAAGGTAGAACTTTGCGGTTTGGCATTCGTCTGCATGTAATTGTCCGGGAAACCAAGAGTCAGGCTTGGGATGCAGCAAATGAATTGATTCGTTATGTAGATGATGAAGCGATCGCCAAAGCCCAAAAAGCATATTCGCGTATGGATTCTGAAGGGCAACGTCGTATGAGTCAGTTACACAAAGGCAGTCGAGAAGCCCTAGAAATTAGTCCGAATCTCTGGGCTGGTGTGGGTTTAGTGAGGGGTGGTGCAGGTACAGCCTTAGTAGGCGATCCCGATACAATCGCCACCAGAATGCAGGAATATGCAGACTTGGGGATTGAAACCTTTATTCTGTCTGGTTATCCCCACTTAGAAGAAGCCTATCGCGTTGCAGAATTACTATTTCCCCGTCTGCCGTTAGAAAATTTACCCAAAGTCGAAACACAACATATCATCAGTCCCTTTGGGGAAATTGTTGCTAACCAAGATTTCCCCAAAAACAACGCGCGGGAAAAAGCCACATCTATATCTTAG
- a CDS encoding NADPH-dependent FMN reductase, giving the protein MTRILAIAGSPSHPSRTYGILEYATKLLAKEGLHIDIISVRDLPAEDLLFGKYDSPALEQPKALLAQADGVIIATPIYKAAYTGVLKAFLDLLPQKSLTGKVVLPLATGGTIAHLLAIEYALKPILGELGARNILATVYAVDKQIQKQPDDSVLLDEELEQRLKDVLQEFIKAVKFSAIESPQLAHAN; this is encoded by the coding sequence ATGACTCGGATTTTAGCGATCGCTGGTAGTCCTTCCCATCCTTCCAGAACCTACGGAATTTTGGAATATGCCACCAAACTATTAGCAAAAGAAGGCTTACATATAGACATTATTTCTGTGCGGGATTTACCTGCGGAAGATTTATTGTTTGGCAAATATGACAGCCCCGCCTTAGAACAGCCTAAAGCTTTATTAGCCCAAGCCGACGGGGTAATTATTGCCACTCCAATCTACAAAGCTGCTTATACAGGTGTACTCAAAGCCTTTTTAGATTTATTGCCACAAAAATCATTGACAGGAAAAGTCGTGTTACCTCTGGCGACTGGCGGCACAATTGCCCATTTGTTAGCTATTGAATATGCCCTCAAACCCATCCTAGGCGAGTTAGGCGCACGCAATATTCTTGCCACAGTGTATGCAGTAGACAAACAAATTCAAAAACAACCTGATGATAGCGTCCTGCTAGACGAAGAACTTGAACAAAGGCTCAAAGATGTTCTACAAGAATTCATTAAAGCTGTGAAATTTTCTGCGATTGAATCTCCACAACTCGCACACGCCAATTAA
- a CDS encoding sugar fermentation stimulation protein A has protein sequence MLDWLYRYPTLYPGVLLKRYKRFFADVQLADGQIVTAHCPNTGPMTGVSTLGSLVQLSKSDNPNRKLAYTLELIQVQDNEPTWVGVNTALPNRIVKLALAKYLFPELGNYNQIKGEVVYGLDKKSRVDFLLTGSDTERPIYLEVKNTTWAQGTLALFPDTETTRGQKHLRELMALLPLTRSVMLYFINRSDCTEFAPGDTTDPVYGQLLRQAIALGLEVLPCRFDISPEGIRYLGLAKLII, from the coding sequence ATGCTTGATTGGCTTTATCGTTACCCTACCCTTTACCCTGGTGTTTTACTCAAGCGCTACAAGCGCTTTTTTGCTGATGTGCAACTTGCTGATGGCCAAATAGTAACAGCACATTGTCCCAATACAGGGCCAATGACGGGAGTCTCAACCCTTGGTAGTTTAGTACAGTTATCTAAAAGTGATAATCCTAACCGTAAACTGGCTTACACCTTGGAACTAATTCAAGTACAAGATAACGAACCAACTTGGGTAGGTGTAAATACAGCCTTACCTAATCGCATCGTTAAACTAGCTTTAGCAAAATATTTATTTCCAGAATTGGGTAATTACAACCAAATTAAAGGTGAAGTGGTTTATGGCTTAGATAAAAAAAGTCGTGTAGATTTTTTGTTAACAGGTAGTGATACAGAACGCCCGATATATTTAGAAGTAAAAAATACAACTTGGGCGCAAGGAACTTTAGCATTATTTCCTGATACAGAAACCACCAGAGGACAAAAACATTTACGAGAACTAATGGCGCTGTTACCCTTAACACGTTCTGTTATGTTGTACTTTATCAACCGAAGTGATTGTACAGAATTTGCTCCTGGTGATACTACAGATCCAGTATATGGGCAGTTATTACGGCAAGCGATCGCCCTTGGTCTAGAAGTGTTACCTTGTCGTTTTGATATTTCCCCCGAAGGTATCCGTTATTTAGGTTTGGCTAAATTAATCATTTAA
- a CDS encoding PfkB protein, with protein sequence MSNPRVLCLGEILFDCLADQLGLKLEEVQSWTPYPGGAPANVACALVKLGTTAGFVGAVGEDEPGNALVELLQEVGVDITGVQRHPTAPTRQVYVVRDLAGDRTFAGFGQYDTSEFADTRLQAKQLPTLLFQEADFLVLGTLELAYPDSEQAVYRALDLAEQFDLKIVLDVNWRPVFWQDENIARQKIQNIFKRIDFLKLSKEEAEWLFDTADAGAITYRLNSVEGVLVTDGDKGCAYCLGGSEGVLPSFPVKVADTTGAGDSFLAGFIHQLSQHGIQKLADADIAKRIVTYASAVGALTTIKPGAIASQPTAAEVESFLVAHQI encoded by the coding sequence ATGAGCAATCCCCGTGTTTTGTGTCTTGGTGAAATTCTGTTTGATTGTTTAGCCGATCAGTTGGGGCTAAAGCTAGAGGAGGTACAGTCTTGGACTCCTTATCCCGGAGGAGCGCCAGCTAATGTGGCCTGTGCTTTGGTGAAACTGGGAACTACCGCCGGATTTGTCGGAGCCGTGGGTGAGGATGAACCGGGAAATGCGCTGGTTGAGTTACTACAAGAAGTTGGTGTAGATATAACGGGTGTACAACGCCATCCGACTGCGCCAACGCGACAGGTGTATGTGGTGCGTGATTTAGCAGGCGATCGCACTTTCGCTGGCTTTGGTCAATATGATACATCTGAATTTGCCGACACCCGTCTACAAGCCAAGCAATTACCCACCTTGCTGTTTCAAGAGGCAGATTTTCTCGTTTTGGGTACTTTAGAATTAGCCTATCCTGACAGCGAACAGGCAGTTTATCGCGCTTTAGATTTAGCAGAACAATTCGACCTGAAAATTGTGCTAGATGTAAACTGGCGACCAGTATTTTGGCAAGACGAAAATATCGCGCGGCAAAAAATTCAAAACATATTTAAGCGCATTGACTTTCTCAAACTCTCTAAAGAGGAAGCCGAATGGTTATTTGATACCGCAGATGCAGGAGCCATTACTTACCGTTTAAATTCTGTGGAAGGGGTGCTGGTGACAGATGGTGACAAAGGTTGCGCTTATTGTTTAGGTGGCAGCGAAGGTGTGTTACCTTCTTTTCCTGTAAAAGTAGCTGACACAACTGGCGCAGGAGATAGCTTTTTGGCAGGATTTATCCACCAACTAAGTCAGCATGGTATTCAGAAATTAGCAGATGCCGATATAGCCAAGCGGATTGTTACTTATGCTAGTGCTGTGGGAGCATTGACTACGATTAAACCAGGTGCGATCGCTTCTCAACCCACCGCCGCAGAAGTCGAATCTTTTCTCGTGGCTCATCAAATTTAA
- a CDS encoding LuxR family transcriptional regulator, with protein MAGGESQTPVTLSDRELQIIDLVAAGLTNQEIAAKLEISKRTVDNHISNILTKTQTENRVALVRWALQWGKVCLNDVNCCSLPNQNE; from the coding sequence ATGGCTGGTGGCGAGTCTCAGACCCCTGTTACTCTGTCAGACAGAGAACTGCAAATTATCGACTTAGTGGCCGCTGGCTTAACTAACCAAGAAATTGCAGCAAAACTAGAAATTAGCAAACGAACAGTTGATAACCACATCAGCAATATTCTCACCAAAACCCAAACCGAAAACCGCGTGGCTCTCGTCCGTTGGGCTTTACAATGGGGAAAGGTTTGCTTGAATGATGTTAATTGCTGTTCCCTACCTAACCAGAACGAGTGA